One segment of Syngnathus typhle isolate RoL2023-S1 ecotype Sweden linkage group LG9, RoL_Styp_1.0, whole genome shotgun sequence DNA contains the following:
- the glra2 gene encoding glycine receptor subunit alpha-2 isoform X1 has product MEEVKKTAPGMGPSLLLIWGALLLNFRLVDAKEYDPRSSSNMSPSDFLDSLMGRTSGYDARIRPNFKGPPVNVTCNIFINSFGSIAETTMDYRVNIFLRQKWNDPRLAYSKYPDSSLDLDPSMLDSIWKPDLFFANEKGANFHDVTTDNKLLRIFKNGNVLYSIRLTLILSCPMDLKNFPMDVQTCTMQLESFGYTMNDLIFEWLENGAVQVSDGLTLPQFIMREEKELGYCTKHYNTGKFTCIEVKFHLERQMGYYLIQMYIPSLLIVILSWVSFWINMDAAPARVALGITTVLTMTTQSSGSRASLPKVSYVKAIDIWMAVCLLFVFAALLEYAGVNFVSRQQKEFLRLRRRQRKNHKDEDMRDGRFNFAGYNMNQCLPSKDGSAVKNAAPAAANPQPSVPKDTENMKKKFVDRAKRIDTISRAAFPLAFLIFNVFYWITYKIIRHEDIDTK; this is encoded by the exons ATGGAAGAAGTAAAAAAGACAGCACCCGGAATGGGTCCCTCCTTGCTGTTAATTTGGGGAGCTTTACTCCTCAACTTCAG GCTCGTGGACGCCAAGGAGTACGACCCCCGTTCCTCGTCCAACATGTCGCCGTCCGACTTTCTGGACTCGCTCATGGGTCGAACATCTGGCTACGACGCGCGAATACGACCCAATTTTAAag GTCCACCCGTTAACGTTACCTGCAACATATTTATCAACAGCTTCGGTTCTATAGCTGAAACTACCATG GATTACAGAGTGAATATCTTCCTGCGGCAGAAGTGGAACGACCCCCGGCTGGCGTACAGCAAATACCCAGACTCCTCTCTGGACCTGGACCCGTCCATGTTGGACTCTATTTGGAAGCCCGATCTCTTCTTCGCCAATGAGAAGGGCGCCAACTTCCACGATGTCACCACGGACAACAAGCTGCTGAGAATCTTCAAAAATGGGAACGTCCTCTACAGTATCAG GTTGACTCTCATCCTGTCCTGCCCGATGGATCTGAAGAACTTCCCTATGGATGTCCAGACGTGTACAATGCAGCTGGAGAGTT TCGGTTATACCATGAACGATCTGATCTTCGAGTGGCTGGAGAATGGCGCCGTGCAGGTGTCAGATGGTCTGACGCTGCCTCAATTCAtcatgagggaggaaaaagagCTGGGCTATTGCACCAAGCACTACAACACGG GCAAATTCACCTGCATTGAGGTGAAATTCCATCTGGAACGTCAGATGGGCTACTACCTGATCCAGATGTACATCCCCTCCCTCCTCATTGTCATCCTCTCATGGGTGTCCTTCTGGATCAACATGGATGCCGCCCCCGCCCGAGTGGCACTTGGTATTACCACTGTGCTCACCATGACCACGCAAAGTTCCGGCTCCAGAGCGTCTCTTCCAAAG GTCTCCTATGTGAAAGCCATTGATATCTGGATGGCGGTGTGTCTGCTCTTTGTATTTGCGGCATTGCTCGAATACGCTGGGGTTAATTTCGTCTCCAGGCAACAGAAGGAGTTTCTCCGCTTGAGGCGAAGACAAAGAAAGAATCACAAG GATGAAGACATGCGTGACGGACGTTTTAATTTTGCTGGCTACAATATGAACCAGTGTCTGCCAAGCAAGGACGGCTCAGCTGTTAAGAATGCCGCCCCGGCCGCCGCGAACCCTCAGCCCTCTGTCCCCAAAGACACGGAAAACATGAAAAAGAAGTTTGTGGACCGAGCCAAGCGGATAGACACGATCTCTCGAGCTGCTTTTCCTCTCGCCTTCCTCATATTCAACGTCTTTTACTGGATCACCTACAAGATAATCAGGCACGAGGACATCGACACAAAGTAG
- the glra2 gene encoding glycine receptor subunit alpha-2 isoform X2 — translation MDYRVNIFLRQKWNDPRLAYSKYPDSSLDLDPSMLDSIWKPDLFFANEKGANFHDVTTDNKLLRIFKNGNVLYSIRLTLILSCPMDLKNFPMDVQTCTMQLESFGYTMNDLIFEWLENGAVQVSDGLTLPQFIMREEKELGYCTKHYNTGKFTCIEVKFHLERQMGYYLIQMYIPSLLIVILSWVSFWINMDAAPARVALGITTVLTMTTQSSGSRASLPKVSYVKAIDIWMAVCLLFVFAALLEYAGVNFVSRQQKEFLRLRRRQRKNHKDEDMRDGRFNFAGYNMNQCLPSKDGSAVKNAAPAAANPQPSVPKDTENMKKKFVDRAKRIDTISRAAFPLAFLIFNVFYWITYKIIRHEDIDTK, via the exons ATG GATTACAGAGTGAATATCTTCCTGCGGCAGAAGTGGAACGACCCCCGGCTGGCGTACAGCAAATACCCAGACTCCTCTCTGGACCTGGACCCGTCCATGTTGGACTCTATTTGGAAGCCCGATCTCTTCTTCGCCAATGAGAAGGGCGCCAACTTCCACGATGTCACCACGGACAACAAGCTGCTGAGAATCTTCAAAAATGGGAACGTCCTCTACAGTATCAG GTTGACTCTCATCCTGTCCTGCCCGATGGATCTGAAGAACTTCCCTATGGATGTCCAGACGTGTACAATGCAGCTGGAGAGTT TCGGTTATACCATGAACGATCTGATCTTCGAGTGGCTGGAGAATGGCGCCGTGCAGGTGTCAGATGGTCTGACGCTGCCTCAATTCAtcatgagggaggaaaaagagCTGGGCTATTGCACCAAGCACTACAACACGG GCAAATTCACCTGCATTGAGGTGAAATTCCATCTGGAACGTCAGATGGGCTACTACCTGATCCAGATGTACATCCCCTCCCTCCTCATTGTCATCCTCTCATGGGTGTCCTTCTGGATCAACATGGATGCCGCCCCCGCCCGAGTGGCACTTGGTATTACCACTGTGCTCACCATGACCACGCAAAGTTCCGGCTCCAGAGCGTCTCTTCCAAAG GTCTCCTATGTGAAAGCCATTGATATCTGGATGGCGGTGTGTCTGCTCTTTGTATTTGCGGCATTGCTCGAATACGCTGGGGTTAATTTCGTCTCCAGGCAACAGAAGGAGTTTCTCCGCTTGAGGCGAAGACAAAGAAAGAATCACAAG GATGAAGACATGCGTGACGGACGTTTTAATTTTGCTGGCTACAATATGAACCAGTGTCTGCCAAGCAAGGACGGCTCAGCTGTTAAGAATGCCGCCCCGGCCGCCGCGAACCCTCAGCCCTCTGTCCCCAAAGACACGGAAAACATGAAAAAGAAGTTTGTGGACCGAGCCAAGCGGATAGACACGATCTCTCGAGCTGCTTTTCCTCTCGCCTTCCTCATATTCAACGTCTTTTACTGGATCACCTACAAGATAATCAGGCACGAGGACATCGACACAAAGTAG